One window from the genome of Salmo salar chromosome ssa25, Ssal_v3.1, whole genome shotgun sequence encodes:
- the LOC106591787 gene encoding uncharacterized protein isoform X2: MCCMDGHMVVVQSCVVWMVTWWWCPVMCCMDGHMVVVQSCVVWMVTWWWYSHVLYGWSHGGGPVMCCMDGHMVVQSCVVWMVTWWWSSHVLYGWSHGGPVMCCMDGHMVVVGPVMCCMDGHMVVVVQSCVVWMVTWWWWSSHVLYGWSHGGGPVMCCMDGHMVVVGPVMCCMDGHMVVVQSCVVWMVTWWSSHVLYGWSHGGGGTVMCCMDGHMVVVVQSCVVWMVTWWCSHVLYGWSHGGGGPVMCCMDGHMVVVVQSCVVCMVTWWWYSHVLYGWSHGGPVMCCMDGHMVVQSCVVWMVTWWSSHVLYGWSHGGGGPVMCVVWMVTWWWWSSHVLYGWSHGGGGPVMCCMDGHMVVVVQS; this comes from the exons ATGTGTTGTATGGATGGTCACATGGTGGTGGTCCAGTCATGTGTTGTATGGATGGTCACATGGTGGTGGTGTCCAGTCATGTGTTGTATGGATGGTCACATGGTGGTGGTCCAGTCATGTGTTGTATGGATGGTCACATGGTGGTGGTACAGTCATGTGTTGTATGGATGGTCACATGGTGGTGGTCCAGTCATGTGTTGTATGGATGGTCACATGGTGGTCCAGTCATGTGTTGTATGGATGGTCACATGGTGGTGGTCCAGTCATGTGTTGTATGGATGGTCACATGGTGGTCCAGTCATGTGTTGTATGGATGGTCAC ATGGTGGTGGTTGGTCCAGTCATGTGTTGTATGGATGgtcacatggtggtggtggtccAGTCATGTGTTGTATGGATGgtcacatggtggtggtggtccAGTCATGTGTTGTATGGATGGTCACATGGTGGTGGTCCAGTCATGTGTTGTATGGATGGTCACATGGTGGTGGT tggtccAGTCATGTGTTGTATGGATGGTCACATGGTGGTGGTCCAGTCATGTGTTGTATGGATGGTCACATGGTGGTCCAGTCATGTGTTGTATGGATGgtcacatggtggtggtggtacagtcaTGTGTTGTATGGATGgtcacatggtggtggtggtacagtcaTGTGTTGTATGGATGGTCACATGGTGGTGCAGTCATGTGTTGTATGGATGgtcacatggtggtggtggtccAGTCATGTGTTGTATGGATGgtcacatggtggtggtggtccAGTCATGTGTTGTATGTATGGTCACATGGTGGTGGTACAGTCATGTGTTGTATGGATGGTCACATGGTGGTCCAGTCATGTGTTGTATGGATGGTCACATGGTGGTGCAGTCATGTGTTGTATGGATGGTCACATGGTGGTCCAGTCATGTGTTGTATGGATGgtcacatggtggtggtggtccAGTCATGTGTGTTGTATGGATGgtcacatggtggtggtggtccAGTCATGTGTTGTATGGATGgtcacatggtggtggtggtccAGTCATGTGTTGTATGGATGgtcacatggtggtggtggtccAGTCATGA
- the LOC106591787 gene encoding uncharacterized protein isoform X3, translating into MCCMDGHMVVVQSCVVWMVTWWWCPVMCCMDGHMVVVQSCVVWMVTWWWYSHVLYGWSHGGGPVMCCMDGHMVVQSCVVWMVTWWWSSHVLYGWSHGGPVMCCMDGHMVVVVQSCVVWMVTWWWSSHVLYGWSHGGGGPVMCCMDGHMVVVQSCVVWMVTWWSSHVLYGWSHGGGGTVMCCMDGHMVVVVQSCVVWMVTWWCSHVLYGWSHGGGGPVMCCMDGHMVVVVQSCVVCMVTWWWYSHVLYGWSHGGPVMCCMDGHMVVQSCVVWMVTWWSSHVLYGWSHGGGGPVMCVVWMVTWWWWSSHVLYGWSHGGGGPVMCCMDGHMVVVVQS; encoded by the exons ATGTGTTGTATGGATGGTCACATGGTGGTGGTCCAGTCATGTGTTGTATGGATGGTCACATGGTGGTGGTGTCCAGTCATGTGTTGTATGGATGGTCACATGGTGGTGGTCCAGTCATGTGTTGTATGGATGGTCACATGGTGGTGGTACAGTCATGTGTTGTATGGATGGTCACATGGTGGTGGTCCAGTCATGTGTTGTATGGATGGTCACATGGTGGTCCAGTCATGTGTTGTATGGATGGTCACATGGTGGTGGTCCAGTCATGTGTTGTATGGATGGTCACATGGTGGTCCAGTCATGTGTTGTATGGATGGTCAC atggtggtggtggtacagtcaTGTGTTGTATGGATGGTCACATGGTGGTGGTCCAGTCATGTGTTGTATGGATGgtcacatggtggtggtggtccAGTCATGTGTTGTATGGATGGTCACATGGTGGTGGTCCAGTCATGTGTTGTATGGATGGTCACATGGTGGTCCAGTCATGTGTTGTATGGATGgtcacatggtggtggtggtacagtcaTGTGTTGTATGGATGgtcacatggtggtggtggtacagtcaTGTGTTGTATGGATGGTCACATGGTGGTGCAGTCATGTGTTGTATGGATGgtcacatggtggtggtggtccAGTCATGTGTTGTATGGATGgtcacatggtggtggtggtccAGTCATGTGTTGTATGTATGGTCACATGGTGGTGGTACAGTCATGTGTTGTATGGATGGTCACATGGTGGTCCAGTCATGTGTTGTATGGATGGTCACATGGTGGTGCAGTCATGTGTTGTATGGATGGTCACATGGTGGTCCAGTCATGTGTTGTATGGATGgtcacatggtggtggtggtccAGTCATGTGTGTTGTATGGATGgtcacatggtggtggtggtccAGTCATGTGTTGTATGGATGgtcacatggtggtggtggtccAGTCATGTGTTGTATGGATGgtcacatggtggtggtggtccAGTCATGA
- the LOC106591787 gene encoding uncharacterized protein isoform X1, which yields MCCMDGHMVVVQSCVVWMVTWWWCPVMCCMDGHMVVVQSCVVWMVTWWWYSHVLYGWSHGGGPVMCCMDGHMVVQSCVVWMVTWWWSSHVLYGWSHGGPVMCCMDGHMVVQSCVVWMVTWWSSHVLYGWSHGGGGPVMCCMDGHMVVVGPVMCCMDGHMVVVVQSCVVWMVTWWWWSSHVLYGWSHGGGPVMCCMDGHMVVVGPVMCCMDGHMVVVQSCVVWMVTWWSSHVLYGWSHGGGGTVMCCMDGHMVVVVQSCVVWMVTWWCSHVLYGWSHGGGGPVMCCMDGHMVVVVQSCVVCMVTWWWYSHVLYGWSHGGPVMCCMDGHMVVQSCVVWMVTWWSSHVLYGWSHGGGGPVMCVVWMVTWWWWSSHVLYGWSHGGGGPVMCCMDGHMVVVVQS from the exons ATGTGTTGTATGGATGGTCACATGGTGGTGGTCCAGTCATGTGTTGTATGGATGGTCACATGGTGGTGGTGTCCAGTCATGTGTTGTATGGATGGTCACATGGTGGTGGTCCAGTCATGTGTTGTATGGATGGTCACATGGTGGTGGTACAGTCATGTGTTGTATGGATGGTCACATGGTGGTGGTCCAGTCATGTGTTGTATGGATGGTCACATGGTGGTCCAGTCATGTGTTGTATGGATGGTCACATGGTGGTGGTCCAGTCATGTGTTGTATGGATGGTCACATGGTGGTCCAGTCATGTGTTGTATGGATGGTCACATGGTGGTCCAGTCATGTGTTGTATGGATGGTCACATGGTGGTCCAGTCATGTGTTGTATGGATGgtcacatggtggtggtggtccAGTCATGTGTTGTATGGATGGTCACATGGTGGTGGTTGGTCCAGTCATGTGTTGTATGGATGgtcacatggtggtggtggtccAGTCATGTGTTGTATGGATGgtcacatggtggtggtggtccAGTCATGTGTTGTATGGATGGTCACATGGTGGTGGTCCAGTCATGTGTTGTATGGATGGTCACATGGTGGTGGT tggtccAGTCATGTGTTGTATGGATGGTCACATGGTGGTGGTCCAGTCATGTGTTGTATGGATGGTCACATGGTGGTCCAGTCATGTGTTGTATGGATGgtcacatggtggtggtggtacagtcaTGTGTTGTATGGATGgtcacatggtggtggtggtacagtcaTGTGTTGTATGGATGGTCACATGGTGGTGCAGTCATGTGTTGTATGGATGgtcacatggtggtggtggtccAGTCATGTGTTGTATGGATGgtcacatggtggtggtggtccAGTCATGTGTTGTATGTATGGTCACATGGTGGTGGTACAGTCATGTGTTGTATGGATGGTCACATGGTGGTCCAGTCATGTGTTGTATGGATGGTCACATGGTGGTGCAGTCATGTGTTGTATGGATGGTCACATGGTGGTCCAGTCATGTGTTGTATGGATGgtcacatggtggtggtggtccAGTCATGTGTGTTGTATGGATGgtcacatggtggtggtggtccAGTCATGTGTTGTATGGATGgtcacatggtggtggtggtccAGTCATGTGTTGTATGGATGgtcacatggtggtggtggtccAGTCATGA